A window from Borrelia sp. P9F1 encodes these proteins:
- a CDS encoding plasmid maintenance protein, whose product MVAEFAKKYNKTPRLKKENPENLLLTSLIKLNAFKQAALCTVIKVAQAKAMITRKLRRNSRLYKIYWVINTKNRHYKLTKERYSAGDIYLMCMDLLRRDNEREVSKRTIQKDIKLLNQMGLLKTVTLRFGKDNGSASYYVQNMELASKHKQIIDTYLEEEIIGELRDKIIIGDFDEHIARIKFNTDTSIDSSKDNNNKDSKDTSKSCNKKPVLKQKKCIKSKSRQATSHQKVPDVINLNNNYNNKNSIEVPLEKSKSKREVNPETYKEGICKRLISKYKISSVYIEKIMKISPNETTYINALLNLETAIKQYLGEYKIEHITAHFKEQFKNKYRNKIWMMMDRKDGVVSDYYIIWELRFKDKYESKKQIRKQKQKVEESKIKTEEQKQDIRSNIFSILLNRLKNGTCRQYLADQSTNELRKKIRQYVNEIGDGISYRGILNNSYYYNLLDRFKKKKGAPQQTMVRGFKNTTPAVTQGHTNFRNSCSRGSMNTSWEVR is encoded by the coding sequence ATGGTAGCAGAGTTTGCCAAAAAATACAATAAAACACCCCGTCTAAAGAAAGAAAATCCAGAAAATTTATTACTAACTAGTCTAATTAAACTTAACGCGTTCAAGCAAGCAGCCCTTTGCACGGTAATTAAGGTAGCACAAGCTAAGGCTATGATAACTAGAAAACTTAGACGCAATTCTAGATTGTATAAAATATACTGGGTGATTAACACTAAGAATAGGCATTACAAGCTTACTAAGGAGAGGTACTCTGCTGGGGACATCTATTTAATGTGCATGGATTTACTCAGACGAGATAATGAAAGGGAGGTAAGCAAACGCACCATACAAAAGGATATAAAGCTCTTAAACCAGATGGGATTGCTTAAAACAGTGACTTTAAGGTTTGGTAAAGACAATGGAAGTGCCTCATATTATGTACAAAACATGGAGTTGGCAAGCAAACACAAGCAAATAATTGATACTTATTTAGAAGAAGAGATTATAGGGGAGCTTAGAGATAAAATAATTATTGGCGATTTTGATGAACATATTGCTCGTATAAAATTTAATACTGATACCAGTATAGATAGTAGCAAAGATAACAATAATAAAGACAGTAAAGATACCAGTAAATCTTGTAACAAGAAGCCCGTCTTAAAGCAAAAGAAGTGCATTAAATCTAAATCTAGACAAGCTACTTCGCATCAGAAAGTTCCGGATGTAATTAACCTTAATAATAACTATAATAATAAGAATTCTATAGAAGTGCCTCTAGAAAAAAGTAAAAGTAAAAGAGAAGTAAATCCAGAAACATACAAAGAAGGAATCTGTAAAAGACTAATATCGAAATACAAAATAAGTAGTGTGTACATAGAGAAAATAATGAAAATAAGTCCTAATGAGACAACCTACATCAATGCACTGCTTAATCTAGAAACAGCTATAAAGCAATACTTGGGTGAATATAAAATCGAACACATAACAGCACACTTTAAGGAACAATTTAAGAATAAATATAGAAATAAGATATGGATGATGATGGACAGAAAAGATGGGGTTGTAAGTGATTATTACATCATATGGGAACTAAGATTTAAGGATAAGTATGAAAGCAAAAAGCAAATAAGAAAGCAAAAGCAAAAAGTGGAGGAATCAAAAATTAAAACAGAAGAGCAGAAACAAGATATTAGAAGCAACATATTTAGCATACTACTAAACAGGCTAAAGAATGGAACCTGCAGGCAATACTTAGCAGACCAAAGCACGAATGAGTTAAGGAAAAAAATAAGGCAGTACGTAAATGAAATTGGAGATGGGATAAGCTATAGAGGAATTCTTAATAATTCTTATTACTACAACTTACTGGATAGATTTAAAAAAAAGAAAGGCGCCCCGCAGCAAACCATGGTCAGGGGATTTAAAAATACAACACCAGCTGTAACACAAGGACACACAAATTTCAGAAATAGTTGCTCCAGAGGCAGTATGAATACTTCATGGGAGGTAAGATGA
- a CDS encoding DUF261 family protein — protein sequence MKGKVFKFIYSVVYKFLKDYFIRVYKSEMLEGAGLVAREQSGVLGRVDCGKHRLVLPLQHRFRENNPVIASYGCYFLCILFIALVVKEIKNRVGKCFNEFEVDLLYKSFASLGGLRAANSYVESPNLILASLGLDEYVCYQDKHYSADYAAEDADILIGQYKDESSSLYHFAVLGSVGEVVWDSLGNSSAVRSGSLSSLRVFKLLDRKLISAVKQRLLDYKQQFLNLKESLEEI from the coding sequence GTGAAAGGTAAAGTATTTAAATTCATTTACAGCGTAGTATACAAATTTTTAAAAGATTATTTCATCCGAGTATACAAATCTGAAATGTTAGAGGGTGCGGGCCTTGTGGCTAGGGAGCAGTCTGGGGTGCTTGGTAGGGTTGATTGCGGTAAGCATAGGCTTGTACTCCCCTTGCAGCATCGTTTTAGGGAAAATAATCCCGTTATTGCATCATATGGATGCTACTTCCTCTGCATTTTATTCATAGCATTAGTTGTAAAGGAGATTAAGAATCGGGTCGGTAAGTGTTTTAATGAGTTTGAAGTCGATCTTTTATACAAAAGCTTTGCTTCCCTGGGAGGCTTAAGAGCAGCAAATTCTTATGTAGAGAGTCCAAACTTAATCCTTGCAAGCCTGGGACTTGATGAGTATGTTTGCTACCAGGACAAGCATTATAGTGCTGATTACGCAGCAGAGGATGCTGATATCCTTATTGGTCAGTACAAAGATGAGAGCAGCAGTCTTTATCATTTCGCAGTATTGGGTTCTGTTGGCGAGGTTGTATGGGATTCACTTGGCAACTCTAGCGCAGTAAGGAGCGGCTCACTTTCAAGTTTAAGGGTGTTTAAGCTACTTGACCGTAAGCTCATTAGTGCTGTTAAGCAGAGATTATTGGACTACAAACAACAGTTTTTAAACCTTAAAGAATCCTTAGAGGAGATTTAG
- a CDS encoding BBA14 family lipoprotein translates to MFVRKKILPLLSLLLLLLLASCSSLASLPVEPDMLDGDNIESLVVNEAELYKYCLTLNAWLVTARDYVGKYYPADKFPYFQRFDSQYEGGAGLTGVRSRILYYKKYAEEMRPIAQSIYAAYKARKE, encoded by the coding sequence ATGTTTGTACGAAAAAAAATATTACCACTACTCTCATTATTGCTGCTACTGCTCCTAGCCTCATGTTCTAGCTTAGCAAGCTTGCCTGTCGAGCCTGATATGCTTGATGGGGATAATATTGAAAGCTTGGTTGTAAATGAAGCTGAGCTTTATAAGTATTGCTTAACTCTTAATGCCTGGCTTGTTACTGCTAGGGATTATGTAGGCAAGTACTACCCTGCAGACAAATTTCCATATTTCCAAAGGTTTGATTCTCAGTACGAGGGTGGTGCGGGCTTGACTGGTGTTAGGAGTAGGATCTTGTATTACAAGAAATACGCAGAAGAGATGAGGCCCATAGCGCAGAGTATTTATGCTGCTTACAAGGCACGCAAGGAGTAG
- a CDS encoding right-handed parallel beta-helix repeat-containing protein: MPEEDDYNRIEERVDGVVVEDSLLDARTREDSSRVGGIPAEAEAVEEPQSSKPADEQSDEQSDECSQSELDIVFFTDEGQVFDLTPYTDITSVSVEYRITDPTLKTASSVFKFTAYGLSNEFLNFLFFRQDDVFVVVREGVRSLFKGILEKFFTREVLDSTKGISFTVADYSRLLRISFENPVQFPINFVPDWLYVYNPYVEDQSLVHLILARTKLADSIDNEAGEAILEKVPAVIIDSGEEIETILSALLYEFGCAYTFTGEGKLAILPIWRSEVVKREVLLCSIDTASYVCSKSSASSYDSNRIIWREGQFQSKSEAIERRRPLYSAPINVAGTGGALYVGVLQKGVVYPDFADKPRSAVYQEYDPTWFDTAYKWDFTRHEVWHDKYALNENLAIISTHNLEARFSADSSIKLVHEEYYPTRAKLWFKNTSQSQGSRYIYYFDIYGDVFYTTVRNIMQTDNADDFYAKRAEYATRFIFDSNSAVRLFDFLTNLRVKGHTIVNFKSAQELELTDFVRLKLEDEDLEHFFLILSKKIMRFDMHVRFFEYEGLTWGDYSHYDYLTTSQHIGAVSHKFFIKEVIIAPFNHALYAQDELAEPYAEDETSEQAHIRPHFTATGFKDEETIRLAVQFAKAEGVNKIRLLAGDLYLYTPVVLDNLELKGTDRTTVYTGGYATNVFRAQKAFKLKGFAVCQTRMSELLVSGGNFAEYPQPEAVYQVEGINAVEAAVVVLDQCDEYLLGNRFAEPAALRLCSVYGLVEQERASIYATAASFMYLKDMKFGCNLGVALQSEGVEKILLENTQFSGTAAAWNVQGVANMNVMGSQIRDSIRPAVASGDNILIRGSDFSDNKSAVKLARFSSVRVQSSQFSNNAGTALHLENVARARLTDNIFTLNDVGFESTLTQDLLMRDIYSQNKIAFINTTKAGTASRIVDAGTYRDNTLDK; encoded by the coding sequence TTGCCAGAAGAAGATGACTACAACCGAATTGAAGAGAGGGTCGATGGGGTCGTAGTAGAAGACAGCCTGCTAGACGCCAGGACTCGCGAGGATTCAAGTAGGGTTGGTGGTATTCCAGCTGAAGCAGAAGCAGTAGAAGAACCACAGTCTAGCAAGCCTGCCGACGAGCAGTCTGATGAGCAGTCTGATGAGTGTAGCCAATCGGAGCTTGATATTGTGTTCTTCACAGACGAAGGCCAGGTATTTGATCTTACTCCCTACACTGATATTACAAGCGTGTCTGTAGAGTACAGGATTACAGACCCCACACTCAAGACAGCATCAAGTGTATTTAAATTTACTGCATATGGACTTTCAAATGAGTTTCTAAACTTTCTTTTCTTCAGACAGGATGATGTATTTGTCGTGGTACGTGAGGGTGTGCGTTCTTTATTTAAAGGAATTCTGGAGAAATTTTTCACAAGAGAGGTTCTAGACTCAACTAAAGGTATAAGCTTTACTGTAGCTGATTACTCCAGATTGCTGCGCATATCATTTGAGAATCCAGTGCAATTCCCCATCAATTTCGTACCCGATTGGCTTTATGTATACAATCCTTACGTAGAAGATCAATCACTAGTACACCTAATCCTTGCAAGGACTAAGCTTGCAGACTCTATTGATAATGAGGCAGGAGAGGCTATCTTAGAAAAGGTACCTGCAGTAATTATTGATAGCGGCGAGGAGATTGAGACCATCCTTTCAGCTCTCCTTTACGAATTCGGCTGTGCATATACATTTACAGGAGAAGGCAAGCTTGCGATACTGCCTATTTGGAGATCTGAGGTTGTAAAGCGTGAGGTACTGCTTTGCAGTATTGATACTGCAAGTTATGTCTGTTCAAAAAGCAGCGCTAGTAGCTATGACTCAAATCGCATTATATGGAGAGAAGGCCAGTTTCAAAGCAAAAGTGAGGCAATAGAGCGCAGGCGCCCCCTATACTCAGCTCCCATTAACGTTGCAGGCACTGGGGGTGCTTTGTATGTAGGCGTGCTGCAAAAGGGAGTAGTATATCCTGATTTTGCAGACAAGCCGAGAAGTGCTGTTTATCAGGAATATGATCCTACATGGTTTGATACAGCATACAAATGGGATTTTACTCGCCATGAGGTATGGCATGATAAATATGCGTTAAATGAAAATCTAGCCATAATCTCGACACATAATCTTGAGGCTAGATTTAGTGCTGATTCTTCAATTAAGCTAGTTCATGAGGAGTACTATCCAACAAGAGCAAAATTATGGTTTAAAAATACTTCCCAGTCGCAAGGTTCAAGATATATATACTATTTTGATATTTATGGTGATGTATTTTATACAACCGTACGAAATATAATGCAAACAGATAATGCTGATGATTTTTATGCAAAACGAGCTGAGTATGCAACCAGATTTATATTCGATTCAAATTCTGCAGTAAGGTTATTTGACTTCCTAACTAACTTAAGGGTTAAGGGTCACACGATAGTTAATTTTAAGTCAGCACAGGAATTAGAACTAACAGATTTTGTCAGACTTAAACTTGAAGACGAGGATCTAGAGCATTTCTTTTTAATCCTTTCAAAAAAAATTATGCGGTTTGATATGCATGTACGTTTCTTTGAGTATGAAGGACTTACCTGGGGAGACTATTCCCATTATGACTACCTTACTACCTCCCAGCATATAGGAGCAGTCAGTCATAAGTTTTTCATAAAAGAAGTAATAATTGCTCCCTTCAATCATGCACTCTACGCCCAAGATGAGCTTGCTGAGCCCTATGCTGAGGATGAGACTAGCGAGCAGGCACACATAAGGCCTCACTTTACGGCTACAGGATTTAAAGACGAGGAGACAATAAGGCTTGCTGTTCAGTTTGCAAAAGCAGAGGGTGTAAATAAGATCAGGCTGCTAGCAGGTGACCTTTACCTCTACACGCCCGTGGTACTGGATAACCTGGAACTTAAAGGAACAGATAGGACTACCGTCTATACTGGCGGGTATGCAACAAATGTTTTTCGTGCCCAGAAGGCTTTCAAGCTTAAAGGATTTGCTGTCTGTCAAACTCGAATGAGTGAGCTTTTAGTAAGTGGAGGCAACTTCGCAGAATATCCACAGCCGGAAGCTGTTTATCAAGTTGAGGGTATAAACGCAGTTGAGGCAGCAGTAGTAGTACTAGATCAATGTGATGAGTACCTGTTAGGCAATAGATTTGCTGAGCCTGCCGCATTGCGACTCTGCTCTGTTTATGGACTAGTTGAGCAGGAGCGTGCTTCCATTTATGCAACCGCAGCATCTTTTATGTATCTTAAAGATATGAAATTTGGTTGCAATCTGGGTGTTGCATTGCAGAGTGAGGGTGTAGAGAAGATATTGCTTGAGAATACCCAGTTTAGTGGTACAGCTGCCGCATGGAATGTGCAGGGTGTGGCAAACATGAACGTAATGGGTTCACAAATAAGAGACTCCATAAGGCCTGCTGTGGCTAGTGGAGACAATATACTAATCAGAGGGTCTGATTTTAGTGATAATAAGAGTGCAGTAAAGCTTGCAAGGTTTTCTAGTGTAAGAGTTCAAAGCAGCCAGTTTAGCAATAATGCAGGGACAGCTTTACATCTAGAGAATGTTGCACGGGCAAGACTTACTGATAATATTTTTACCTTAAATGATGTTGGCTTTGAAAGCACACTAACACAAGACTTGCTTATGCGAGATATTTATAGTCAAAATAAGATCGCATTCATTAATACAACTAAAGCAGGTACTGCTAGCAGAATAGTTGATGCTGGTACCTATAGGGATAATACTCTAGACAAATAA